In the Bacillus sp. HSf4 genome, TGTGAAGGATGAACGATCAGCATCAGGTTTTCTTTTACAATTGTAAATGAATGAAAAATTTCTTCCTTTGCCGGCAGGACAACGACGCCGATGTCAAGCGAGCCATCTTCCACACCTTCCTGCACTTTCACAGACCCGTGCTCGACAAGCTGAAAGGTGACATTCGGATATTTGTCTCTGAAATCCCCGATGACTTTCGGGAAAAAACCGGAGCCGATCATCGGCGGCAACCCGATTCGCACATGTCCTTTTTTGACATCCATTAAATCATTCAGCTCTGAAGTTAAATTTTGAAACGACTTGGTGATCTCCTGGGCCTGCACATACATGCTTTGGCCGGCATCCGTCAGTTCGATCTGCCGTCCGCGCCTGTAAAACAGCTCAATTCCGAGCTCTTCTTCAAGATTTTTGATCATTTTTGAAATCGTCGGCTGTGAGATGTATAAGGACTGAGCGGCTTTTGTAAAGCTTTTCAGACGGGCGACCTCTAAAAAGTAGGTTAGGTGGCGTATGTCCATTCGTTTGACATCCTTTCAGAGCTTTTCGATGCTTGTTTTTCATTTATCTCATATTTTAAACCAAATTTCATATTTTCTGCACCCCCGTCCCCTTGCCACTGCCATATAAAAAAACGCCGCCGGCAAACCGGCAGCGCTTATTTTCTGGCAATCGCTTGATCTTGTTCCTTCAAGCTATCCACATTTGAGCGGGTGTCTTCAATATTTTTATCAACAGCTTCTTTGTATTGCTTGACCATGTCGTGTATGGTGCCTTCCCGTTCAAGCCATTTTTTTGTAAAGTCAAGGTTGTTTTGGCCGAGATCCCCGGCTGACGGGCCTTTTAGAGAAAGGGAGTCAAGCGCGCTTTTCACTTGATCCAGCTGTTTCATGACCGCTGCATGATTCAGTTTAATTGTCTTACTCATTTCAACCACCCTTTTAAACCATTGATTGTACTGTGCAGCGCATCGACGGCTTCCTCTCCCTTTTCAAGCAGAAAGTCCGCCCGGTCCGCCGACCAGCTCGCGGCATCAACCGCTCCTTTTTCAGCGTCCAAAGCAAATATCTTTAAATCGATTTTATGAATATA is a window encoding:
- a CDS encoding LysR family transcriptional regulator, producing MDIRHLTYFLEVARLKSFTKAAQSLYISQPTISKMIKNLEEELGIELFYRRGRQIELTDAGQSMYVQAQEITKSFQNLTSELNDLMDVKKGHVRIGLPPMIGSGFFPKVIGDFRDKYPNVTFQLVEHGSVKVQEGVEDGSLDIGVVVLPAKEEIFHSFTIVKENLMLIVHPSHRFADAKEIELQQLSEEPFIFFREDFVLHERIITACLKAGFQPNVIYETSQWDFISEMVSANLGIGLLPERICRDLDPERVKIIPLIRPSIPWHVAVIWRKDRYLSFAARAWIDHTKSYIWSHSEAERDEAK
- a CDS encoding YwqI/YxiC family protein, coding for MSKTIKLNHAAVMKQLDQVKSALDSLSLKGPSAGDLGQNNLDFTKKWLEREGTIHDMVKQYKEAVDKNIEDTRSNVDSLKEQDQAIARK